The genomic region TGGTGCCCCTGGCCCAGGGCTCCGACGGCGGCGGCTCGATCCGGATCCCGGCCTCCTGCTGCGGGCTGGTCGGGCTCAAGCCGACGCGCGGGCGGATCAGCGGCTTCCCGATGTACGGCGACCCGGTCGGGCTCGGCACGGCGGGCTCGATCGCACGCACCGTCCGCGACGCCGCGGCGCTGCTCGACGTGCTGGCTGGTCGTCGCTCCGGCGACCCGTTCTGGTCGCCGCCGCCCGCCGGGTCGTTCCTCGCGGCCTGCGACCGGGAGCCCGGGCGGCTCCGGGTCGCGCGCTTCATCGCCCCGGTGATCGCCGACGTCGCGGTCGACCCGGAGTGCGTGCAGGCGTGGGAGGACGCCTCACGGCTGCTGGAGTCGCTGGGCCACGACGTCGAGGACGTCGCCGTGCCGCTGCCGCCCGAGGCGGTCGGGGTCTTCGAGACCTGCTGGGCGGTGCTGACCGCCCTGTCGACCGCGCCCGCCGGTCGCGAGGAGCAGCTGCGCCCGTTGACCCGCTGGCTCAGCGAGCGCGGCCGCGCCGTGAGCGGGCCGGAGTTCGGCCTGGCGATCGGGGCGATGCGCCGCTTCGCCGCCGAGGCGCTCACCGCGCTCGCGGCGTACGACGTGGTGCTGACGCCGACGCTGGCCGCCCCTCCGGTGCGGGTGGGTGCGCTGCGCGACGACGCCGATCCGCAGCGTGACTTCGAGGCGCAGAAGGCCTTCACCCCGTGGACCTCGGCGTGGAACGTCACCGGCATGCCCGCGGTCTCGCTGCCGCTGCACTGGACGGCGGACGGGCTTCCGGTCGGGGTGATGCTCGCGGCCCGCCCGGCCGAGGAGGAGCTGCTGCTCTCGCTGTCCGCACAGGTCGAGGCCGCGGCGCCCTGGGGGCACCGCCGGGCGCCGGGATGGTGAGCGCGGCCCCGCAGCGGGGGAGCGCCGGCGTGCTCACGCTGGTGCGGGAGTGGGGTGAGCTCCCTCCGCCCGACCTCGCCTCGCTGCGCGTGGAGGTCGCGGGTGACCTGCGCGCCTCCTTCGTGCGCCCGCTCACCCGCCTCGCCCCGGCCGGGCTCGGACTGGTCGGGTTGCCGCACTGGCAGGGCAAGCGGTTCCGCGACGCGGCGGACGGGCGCGACGGGCTGGCCGGGGCCAACGTCGTACGCCGCGGCGACGGGGCGCTGGAGGAGGTCCTGGCGATGCGGGCCACCCTCGGGCCCTCCCTCGCCGACGGGCGGCCCGCCGTGGTGGTCGCCTACGCCGCCGACGCCCCGCGCCCGTGGCGCTGGGTCCGCGACGAGCTGCGCCAGCGCCCCGACGGCACGCTGCTCGGCATGACGTGGGTCGACGCACCACTGCTGCGCCGGCTGCCCGGCACGCCGTTCCTGCTCACGCCGTCGGCCTGAGACGCCCGCCCTCAGTCCTCGCCGATCCCGCGAGCCTGGAGCGCCTGGCCGGTGCTGCGGGCCTGGGCGACCACCCGGATCACCAGCGGGGTGAGCAGGGCGCGTGGGTCGCGCTGGAGGCCGCGGGCGATCGCCGCCTGTCGGGTCTCGCGGGCGATCTCCAGGGTGGTCGGGATCGCTCGGAGGGTCAGCGAGAAGGCCAGTGCCACCAGCCCCGGGTCCACCCCGAGGCGGCGCAGCGGGCGCAGCAGCCGGGTGAGGGTGTCGAGCAGCTCGTCGACGGCGGTGGTCGCGGTGAGCACGGTGGCGGCCAGCACCAGCGCGACCAGGTCGGCGACCGACTCGATCGCGCGCCACCAGCCGTGCTGCCACACCGAGAACGCACCGAGCAGGACCACGACCACCACGATCCGACGCAGCGCGCGCAGCGTGCGGCGCAGCTCCATCCCGGACAGCGCGACCAGGACCAGGGAGACCGCGAGCGCGACCAGCCCGATCGCCGGGGAGCGCAGCGCGACCACCACGCCGCCCACCGCCAGGGCGAGCAGCTTGGCGCCGGCCGGCAGCCGGTGCAGCACGCTGGTGCCGGGCCGGTAGTCCCCGAGCAGCGGGTCGCTCACGCCATCGCCCGGTAGCGCGCGACCGACTCCGGTCCGGGACCGTCGTGGACGATCTTGCCGCCGTCGACGACCAGCGCCCGCTCGCAGCGTGCCGCCAGCTCGAGGTCGTGGGTCACCAGCACCAGCTGCTGCTCGAGGCCGAACAGCAGGTCCGCGACGTGGCGGGAGTTGCGCAGGTCGAGCAGGGTGGTCGGCTCGTCGGCGACCAGCACCGACGGCCCGGTCGCCAGTACGCCGGCCAGCGCCAACAGCTGGCGCTGGCCCCCGGACAGGGCGTGCACGCTGCGGTCGGCGAGGTCGCCGAGACCGTGCCGCTCGAGCACCTCGAGCGCGGCCCGCTGGCGCGCGGTGCGCCCCCGGTGGGTGCGCCGCAGCGAGAGCGCGACGTCCTCCACCGCCGTCGGCATCACCAGCTGCGCCGCCGGGTCGGTGAAGACGAACCCCACGCGGCGGCGTACCTCCCGGCCCTGGGCGGCGACGTCGAGGCCCTCGACGGTGACCGTGCCGGTGGTGGCGGTGACGAGGCCGTTGACCAGCCGGGCGAGCGTGGACTTGCCCGAGCCGTTGGGCCCGATCAGCGCGATCCGCCGCTCGGTGAGGTCGAGGGTGGTCTCCTCGAGGATGGTCAGCGGCCCGTCGGGGCCCGGGACGGTGACGCTGACGCGGTCCAGCCGGACGCTCACGCGGCGGCCGGGGTACGACGCGCGCGGACGGGCGAGCGGCGGGGCAGCAGGTCGGGGAAGGCACGGTGCACAGCGGTGGCGACCAGCGCCATGCAGGCGTTCTTGACGACGTCGCCGATCCAGAACACCTTGTCGACGTCCCAGGCCTGCGCCCAGGTCATGTCGGCGCGCCAGACCAGCCCGGCCATCCCGAGGGTGTGGATGCACAGCGCGCTGCTGAGCAGGCCGCCCAGGAAGACCAGCGGTACGCCGGCCCGGCTCGCGCGGCGCGGCAGCAGCCGGCTGACCAGCAGCCCGCACATCCCCGCGGCGAGCGGGAAGCCGACCAGGTAGCCCGCGGTCGGCCCCTGCAGCACCGCCAGTCCCGCAGCGCCTCCGGAGAAGACCGGCATCCCGGCGGCACCGACGGCGAGGTAGAGGCAGACGGCGAGGAACCCGCGCCATGGCCCGAGCAGGGCGCCGGCGAGCAGCACCGCGAAGGTCTGCAGGGTGATCGGGACCAGCCCGGCGCCGACCTTGAGCGCCGGCAGCAGCGCGCACACGGCGATCAGCGCGGCGAAGGCCGCCACCAGCGCCAGGTCGGCGGGGGTGAGGCGGCGGGCAGCGGTGGTGCTCATGGGACCTCTTCCGGCAAGCGGACCTGAACGGTGGTCAGGTGAACGGCGTTCAGGTTAGGCTCCTCGGAGCGCGGGGTCAACGACGGTCCCGTCATCCTCGTGCCGAGCAGGGAGGACGTGCGGATGCGCAACCACCGCCAGGACGTGATCGACCGGGCGTTCGACGTGCTGGACCGCTACGGCCTGGCCGACCTGACGATGCGGCGCCTCGGCGCTGAGCTGGGGGTGCGCCCGAGCGCGCTCTACCACCACTTCGCCGACAAGCAGTCGCTGCTCGCCGCGGTCGCCGACGAGCTGCTCGCCCGCGGTGCCCGCCCGGTCGCGGCGGGTGAGTGGGACGCGCGGGTGACCTCGATCTGCGCCGGGCTGCGCGAGGCGCTGCTGGCCTACCGCGACGGCGCCGAGCTGGTGGCGACCGTGCGGGCGTTCGGCCTGGGGGCCACCGGTCCGTACGACGCCCTGCGCGACTCGCTGGCGCAGGCCGGGCTGGACCCGGCGCTGGCGGCGACGGCGGCGGACACGCTGCTGCACTTCGTGCTCGGGCACACCCTCGATGAGCAGACCCACCTCCAGGCGGGCAGCGCCGGCGCGATCGCCGACGACCCGCGCCCGGCCTCGGACTTCGCGCTGGGACTGGCGATCGTGGTGGACGGGATCGGCGTGCGCGTGCGCGAGGCCGCGCGACGCTAGGTCATCACAGCTGGGCCCGGCCGCCGAGCTGCCACGAGGCGAGCGTGCGGCAGCGGTGCTGCTCGTACCACGCCAGGTCGACCCGCTCCGCGCGACAGGCGAGCGGCAGGGGCCGGTCGAGGAACGTGTCGAGCAGGGCGCGGGTGCTCTCCTCGGTCACCCTCTCCGCCGGGTCGCCGCGCTCGTCGGTGCGCAGGTCGAGGGTGAGGTGCGGCTGCAGGTCCGCGAGGCGGCCGAACCTGCCGGCGTACGGCGGGAACTGCGGGAACGCCTCGACCAGTCGCGCGGTCAGCGCCCGGAACCCGTCGTCGGGCTCCGGGACGAGGTGGATGATCCCGTCGGGGAAGGTCGCGATCCGGGTCAGCCGGTAGTCGAACGGCGCGACAGCGGCGACCGCCTCGGCGACCAGGGCGGCCGTCTCCGGGTCCACGCCCTCACCGTCCCCGGGCAGCGGCCCGAGCACGGTAACGTGGGCGTGCACGTGGTCGGCGTCGGGGGAGAGGTACGCCGGGTCGTGGTGGCGGGTCCGCGCCCGCACGAACCCCTCCAGTGCCGGCACCGGCACCTGCAGCACCGCGTGCCCCGGCCACCGTTCCTCTCCCACACCCGCCACCCTCTCAGCCCCCTCGGCGAGTCGGCGCCAACGGTGCGGTCTAGGCCGCGCCACGCTCCGGCGGGTGGCTCCCGAATCGCCGGCCTGTGGCGTCATAGTCTCCGGCGAGACGGCTCGCTCTCGACACAAGGGATCGACCACCCGATGGCCGAGAGGGGCTGCACCTCGTGCGGGCAGTACTGCTGGGCAGCGCCCTCGCGGTGCTCCTCTCGCTGCTCGGGACCCGAGTCGCGATCGGGTGGTTCACCCGGCGCGGCTTCGGTCAGCCGATCCGGGCCGACGGGCCGACGACGCACCACCTCAAGCGCGGTACGCCGACCATGGGCGGCGTCGTCATCCTGCTGGCGGCCACCGCGGCGTACCTGACGGTGACCCTCGCGACCCGCGGGTCGCCCAGCGCGAGCGCCTGGCTGCTGATGCTGCTGTTCCTCGGGTGCGGGGCGGTCGGCTTCCTCGACGACTTCATCAAGGTCCGTACCCAGCACAACCAGGGCCTGAGCAGCCGGGCGAAGATGGCCGGGCAGACGCTCGTCGCGGTCGTCTTCGGGATCCTGGCCACGCAGCTCTTCGCCGACGAGCGCGGCGTGAACCCGGCGTCGCAGTACATCTCCACCACCCACGACGTGGGGATCAAGCTGCCCCTGGTCGTGGCGCTGGTGTGGATCTGGTTCATCGTCACCGCGAGCTCCAACGGTGCCAACCTCACCGATGGCGCGGACGGGTTGCTCGCCGGTGCCTCGGCGTTGATCCTCGGCGCCTACGCGGTCGTGAACATCTGGCAGAACAACCAGCTGTGCGGCTCCACACGGCCCACCGTGGTGGAGGCGAGCTGCTATGAGGTGCGCGATCCGCTCGACCTCGCGGTCTTCGCGGCCGCCATCGCGGCGGCCTGCGTCGGCTTCCTGTGGTGGAACGCCAAGCCCGCGAAGATCATGATGGGCGACGTCGGCTCCCTCGCGATCGGCGGTGCCCTGGCCGGGCTGGCGATCATGTCCCGCACCGAGATCCTGATGGTCCTCATCGCCGGGCTGTTCGTGTTCGAGACGGCGTGCGTGCTCCTGCAGATGGGCTACTTCAAGCTGACCCGGCGGCTCACGGGCACGGGACGGCGGATCTTCCGCATCGCTCCCATCCACCATCACTTCGAGCATCTGGGATGGGACGAGGTCACCGTCGTGATCCGCTTCTGGATCATCGCGGCGATCTTCGTAGCGTCCGGCCTGGGGATCTTCTACGCCTCGTGGCTGGCCTAACCCTGCTGGCCTGAGCCCGCGTCACAGCGCGGCGGGGACCGCCAGCAGCCGCTCGCACTCCGCGAGCAGGGCGGCACGCAACGCGGCGCCGCGCTCGGCGAAGGCGCGCTGGTGCGCGACGTACTCGGCCTTGCCCTCGGGGGTCTCGATGCGCACGGGGGTGAACGGCGAGCCGTCGTGGTCGCTGAGCCCGGTGAGGTCGTACGGCGCGGCGCGCATGTCCAGCACCCGGATGTCGCGGGCGAGCTCGAAGCAGTCCGCGACCAGGTCGGAGCTGATCATCGGGGTGAGCCGGAAGGCGTGCTTGTAGAGATCCATCCCGGCGTGCAGGCAGCCCGGCTGCTCGAAGTCGACCCGGTCGCGGCTGGTCGGGGCGAGCGCGTTGAGCGGGCGCGCCGGCTCGGTGAAGAACCGGAACGCGTCGAAGTGGCTGCACGCGATCTTGTGCGACTCCACGACCTCGTCGGTGCCCGCGGCGCCGAGGCGCAGCGGCCAGGCGTTGTGCCGGGTCTGCTCCTGGGTCTGGCGGTAGACCATCGCCCACTCGTGCAGCCCGAAGCAGCCGAAGCTCGCCGGCCGCGCCGCCGTCGCGCCCAGCAGCGCGCGCAGCGACTCCAGCAGCGGGCGCTGGGCGGCCACGTGCGCGTCGGTGACCGCTCCGTCGGCGTACCCCTTCAGGCCGTCGTACTCCGGAGCGTCCGCGAGGCGTACGCCGTACCCCGGGTGCCAGCGGCGCAGCTGCGCCGGGCGGTGGGAGTAGTAGGTGAAGAGGAAGTCGTGGACGGGGTGCTTGACCGCCTTCTCGCGACGGGCGAGGTGGGGTGCGAGGAACGCGTCGACCCGCGCCGCGTGCGCCGCGGCGCGCGTCTGCCACTCCAAGCGGGCCAATGTCGTCACGGGTCGAGGTTAGGCGCTGTCCCTCCCGGGTTCGTCGAGCCCCTGAGGCGCTCTCCGCGCCGGCCGTGCGCGGGCCGACGAAGCTACCCGCCCGTATTCGTTGACGGGGGCAAGGGGCCGCCATAGCTTGCGATGGAAAGTAAAGAGCACATCCCATGTGGTCCGGCCGCGCGCTCGCGTGGCGCGTCCCGTCGAGCCACTCGGACAAAAGGACCCCCCATGCATCGAGTTTCTCGGGCCAGATGCGCTGGGCGTGCCATGTGGGCGACGCTTGTCGCCGGCACCCTCACCGTGACCCTTCTCGCCGGCACCGGATCGGCTGCCGAGGTGCAGTCCGCAGCCAAGCGGGACCGACCCGGCTGCCAGACCACCGACGACCCGCCCACCAACCGGTGGACCTTCCACAACGAGCTGGGGCGCGAGCTGAGCGCCATCCGGCGCAAGAGCCTCGGCCGCGTCCAGGTCAAGAAGTACGGCGAGACCGTCAACGGCACCGCGATGTGGTCGGCGCGGGTCGGCTTCGGCGACCAGGTGCTGATGGTCCAAAGTGCCATCCACGGCAACGAGCGCACCGGCACGGAGGCGCTGCTGAACATCCTGCGTGAGCTCGGCACCAAGAACAACCGCGCCACCAAGCAGATCCTGCGCAACATCACGCTGGTCGCGCTCCCGATGGTCAACCCCGACGGCGGCGAGCTCAACCGTCGTCAGAACGTGATCACCTGGGACCAGGTCGTCGACCAGTTCCCGCAGCTCGAGGGCGCTCCTCCGGCCTGGTACTTCTCCACCCGGCTGACCCCCACCGGTTTCGACCTCAACCGCGACTTCCACCCGCAGCTGGACTACCAGCCGCGCCCGCAGGACCTTCCCGGTGAGCAGGTGGGTGCCGGCTTCTACCTCTCACCGGAGTCCCAGGCCATCCGTGACACCTACCTCAGCCTGCGCGAGGAGTTCGACACCCCGCCGGTCGTCGTCGACCTGCACCACGCCGGTCCGTGCGGCCGTCTGGTGGGTGGTCCGCAGGACGGCAAGCTGGTCTCGGTCGAGCTCGACTACCCGCCGCTCGGCCCGAACGACGGCGAGGCCTACGAGGCCGAGTGGCCGCTCCTGGACCAGGAGATGTCGCGCCGGTACGCACTGGCAGCCGCCAACGGCATGCAGGACGCCGTCGTCAACGACCAGTCGCCGCTGGCCGCCGTTGGCCGCTACGTGCACTTCGAAGAGCGTGAGTACGCCGGCCAGGGCCGCTCCGCGTTCGCGCTCAACGGCTCTCCCACCGTCCTCTTCGAGGTGCGCGGCCAGGCCGACGACTTCGGCCAGAAGGGCATGAAGATCTTCATCCAGGCGGTGGAGAACGGCCTGGGCGGCATCATGGACGCGATGGCCACCGACGAGATCGAGGAGCTCGACGGCAACGACTTCTTCGACCTCGGCCACACCGGCTGGGAGACAGAAGCCGACCGCGAGGCCCGCGAGAGGTGGCTCAGCCCGAACTGATCCCGGACGGATCTGGCGCGCGGCGGCGGGTCGTCGAAGGACGGCCCGCCGCCGCGACCACGCGCGCACGCCTCACGACCCACCAGGCCAGATCTCGCCAGGCTCGATAGGGTCAGGGGGTGCGCATCGCAAGGTTCACCACTGGTGAGGACCCGCTCTACGGAGTGGTGTCAGGAGAGCTCGACGACTTCGGGCAGCCCGACGAGGACAGCGTGGTGGTGGCCCTCGCGGGCGACCCCCTGTACGTCGGGCTCAAGCCGCTGGAGAGGGAGTACCGCCTCGCCGACGTGCGGCTGCTGGCGCCGGTGCTCCCGCGCAGCAAGGTGATCGGCATCGGGCGCAACTACGCCGCCCACGCCGCGGAGCTCGGCAACGAGCTGCCGAGCGAGCCGCTGATGTTCCTCAAGCCCAACACCAGCGTGATCGGGCCGGGGGACGCCATCCAGCGCCCCGCCCAGTGCGAGGACCTGCACTACGAGGGCGAGCTCGCCGTGGTCATCGGCCGGATCTGTCGCGACGTGCCGGTCGAGAAGGCCACCGACGTCATCCACGGCTACACGATCGCCAACGACGTCACCGCGCGCGACCTGCAGCGCCGCGACGGGCACTTCACCCGCGCGAAGGGCTTCGACACCTTCTGCCCGCTCGGGCCGTGGATCGAGACCGACCTCGACCCGGCCGACTTCGCGGCCGGTCGCACGGTGCAGACCTTCCTCAACGGGGACCTGGTGCAGGACGGCTCGACCGCCGACATGGTCTTCGACATCCCCACGCTGGTGGCGCACGTCTCCAGCATCATGACGCTGCTCCCCGGCGACGTCATCCTCACCGGCACCCCGGAGGGTGTCGGTCCCATGGAGCCCGGCGACGAGATCGAGATCTCGATCGCCGGACTCGGCTCTCTCACGAACAAGGTGGCACAGCGTTGAGCACCCAGACCCCCGACCGCCCCGTCCGCGTGCGGATGGCGCCGTCCCCCACCGGCAGCCCGCACGTCGGCCTCGCCCGCACCGCGCTCTACAACTGGGCCTTCGCCCGGCACCACGGCGGCACCTTCGTCTTCCGCATCGAGGACACCGACAAGGAGCGCAACACCGAGGAGTCCTACGAGGCGCTCATCGAGGTCATGCGCTGGCTGGGCCTGGACTGGGACGAGGGCGTCGTCGTCGGCGGCCCGCACGGTCCCTACCGCCAGTCCGAGCGCACCGACATCTACGCCGACGTGCTGGCCAAGCTGCGCGGCTCCTCGCGCACCTACGACTGCTTCTGCACCACCGAGGAGGTCACCGCGCGCCGCAAGGAGTCCGGCTCCAAGGTGCTGGGGTACGACGGCTTCTGCCGCGAGCTCTCCGCCGAGCAGCGCGCGGCGTTCGAGGCCGAGGGCCGCCAGAGCGTCGTGCGGTTCCGGATGCCCGACGGCGAGATCAGCTTCACCGACCTGGTGCGCGGCGAGGTCTCCTTCCAGACCGAGTTCGTCCCCGACTTCGCGCTGGCCCGCGCGAACGGCGACCCGCTCTACACGCTGACCGCACCGGTCGACGACGCGACGATGGAGATCACCCACGTGCTGCGCGGGGAGGACCTGCTGTCCTCCACGCCGCGGCAGATCGCGCTCTTCGAGGCGCTCAAGGAGATCGGCGTCGCCACCGAGACGCCGGCCTTCGGCCACCTGCCCTACGTGATGGGCGAGGGCAACAAGAAGCTCTCCAAGCGCGACCCCGAGGCCAACCTGCTCGGCTACCGCGACGCGGGCTTCCTGCCCGAGGGCCTGCTCAACTACCTCGCGCTGCTCGGCTGGTCGATCGCCGCCGACCGCGACATCTTCACCCTCGAGGAGATGGTCGAGGCCTTCGACATCGCCGACGTGAACCCCAACCCGGCGCGCTTCGACCTCAAGAAGGCCGACGCGATCAACGCCGCGCACATGCGCCTGCTCCCGATCGAGGAGATCACCGACCGCGCGCTGCCGTTCCTCAAGGACGCCGGCGTGGTCTCCGACCCGGTCAGCGACGCCGACGCCCAGCTGCTCGAGCTGGCGATGCCGCTGGTCGGCGAGCGGATCAACAAGCTCGCCGAGGCCCCGGCGATGCTCGGGTTCCTCTTCGTCGCCGAGGCGGACTTCGTGCGCGACGAGGCCGACGTCGCCAAGCTGCTCGACGAGTCCGGTCGCGCGGTCGTGCAGGCGTCGTACGACGCGCTCGCCGGGCTCGAGGAGTGGTCGACCGCCGCGATCCAGGAGGCCCTCCAGGCCACGCTGGTCGAGCGGATGGGCCTGAAGCCCCGCCACGCCTTCGGCCCCGTGCGCGTCGCGGTGACCGGACGCCGGGTCTCCCCGCCGCTGTTCGAGTCCCTCGAGCTGCTCGGTCGCGAGCGCGGCCTGGGTCGTCTCCAGAGCGCGCTCGCCTGAGGCGCCGAGGATGAGCGAGCCGCTGGAGTATCACCGCCTCCAGCGGGCGACCCGCTGGGCATGGTGGCGTCCGCTCGCGGGCGTCCTCGTGCTCGGCGGGTTCTTCGTGGTGGTGGCGCCGGTCGTGGCGCTCCTGGCCTTCACCGTGGGTCTGGGACTCACCGGCGCCGACGTCGCGGACTCGGTCGACCGGATGCTCGACACCGACGACCTGACGCCGTTGGCGCTGGGCTACCTCAACGCCTCCATCGCGCTGATGATCCCGGCCACCTGGCTGGTCGCCTGGGCCTTCCACCGCCAGCGCCCGGGATGGCTGGCCTCCGTGGCGCCCCGGATCCGCTGGCGGTGGCTGCTGCTCTGCCTCGGCCTGGCGCTCCTCGCGCTGGTGCTGACGCTCATGGTGGCCGCCGTACTGCCCGCGGCCGGTGATACCGGCGAGGTCAGCACCGAGGTCAACGACTGGACGACGACCACGCGCGACTTCGTGCTGATCGTGCTGCTGCTCACCCCGCTGCAGGCGGCGGGGGAGGAGTACGTCTTCCGCGGCTACCTGACCCAGGCCTTCGGCGGCCTGATCGCCTCGCGCTGGCTCGCCGTGGTCGGTCCGGCGCTGCTGTTCGCGCTCGCGCACGGTGCCCAGGACCCGCAGATCTTCGTGGACCGGTTCGCGTTCGGTCTGGTCGCCGGGGTGCTGGTGATCCTCACCGGCGGGCTGGAGGCCGGCATCGCGATGCACGTGCTCAACAACTTCTTCGCCTTCGGCCTGGCGCTCGCGTTCGGCGACATCACCGGCGTGCTCAACCCCACCGGCGGCAGCTGGTGGAGCCTCGCGACCACGCTGACCCAGTCGGTGTCGTTCCTGCTGCTGAGCGTCGGCGCCGCCCGTCTGCTCGGCCTGCGGACCGTCACCGAGCCCCCCGTTTTGGCACCGTCGGACACCCGTGTGTAATGTTTCCGATCGTGCCCAGCCGCGCAGCGGAGGGACACAAACACTGGTAAGACAGTGGGATATGGTGTAATTGGCAGCACGACTGATTCTGGTTCAGTTAGTCTAGGTTCGAGTCCTAGTATCCCAGCGAGATCGAGACCACACGGTCACGATTTTGAAGCAGAACTGCGAAAGCGATAAAGTTCTGCGAGTCAGGCCGAGAGAGATCCGCAAGGATTGATCGAGGATGACAAGGCAAGCCCCCGTTGTGTAGCGGCCTAGCACGTCGCCCTCTCAAGGCGGTAGCGCCGGTTCGAATCCGGTCGGGGGTACGTCGAGCGAAGGGCCCGGATCCGCAAGGATCCGGGCCCTTCGGCATTTCCGCATCCGCGCGACGTCGGAGGTGTCGCTCGTCACCCCGGGGTTACCTGCACAGGACAACCACCGAGGCCCGTCGGGCCGAGGGCACCGGACGAGCGAGGCCGGCGCGACTGTCACCTGAGGCCGTCGCAGCTCTGCCCCGCAGGCAGGGGCAACGACATGTGCACGAGCATCAGGTTCTCCGACGCAAGCAGCAACTTCTATCTCGCACGCAACCTCGACTGGACGTTCGGCTACGGCGAGCGAGTGGTGGTGACACCCACCGCATACGAGACGAACTCACCGTTCGGCGCGGTGCCGCGCATCCAGCACGCCGTCATCGGCATGGGGATCGTGGAGGAGGACACGCCGCTGTACTTCGACTGCGGCAACGACGCCGGCCTGGCCGTGGCGGGCCTCAACTTCCCGGGCTACGCGCGCTACGCGCCGGAGCCGGTCGAGGGTGCCACGAACGTCGCGGCGTTCGAGTTCCCGCTCTGGGTGGCCTCCCAGTTCGCCAGCGTCGAGGAGGTCGAGGCCGCACTCGCCGACGTCGTCATCGTCGATGAGCCCATCAACGAGAAGTACCCGAGCTCGCTGCTGCACTGGATCATCGGTGACGCGACGCGCGCCATCGTGGTGGAGCACACGGACGAGGGCCTGCAGGTCTTCGACGACGACCTCGACGTCCTCGCCAACCAGCCTGGCTTCTCCTGGCACCACGAGAACCTGCGCAACTACCTCAACACCTCGCCCGACTTCCCCGAGGAGATCGTGCTCGGGCGGGCGCACCTGGGTCCGTTCGGCTCGGGGTCGCACATGCGAGGGATCCCCGGGGACTACTACTCGCCGTCCCGGTTCGTGCGTGCGGCGTACGTCAACGCGCACTACCCGGACAAGACGAGCGAGGAGGAGAACGTCAGCAGGGCGTTCCACACCCTCCAGCAGGTGGCGATGGTGGACGGCAGCGCAGCCATGGGCGACGGCGAGTTCGAGAAGACCATCTACACCGGGCTCTACTCGGCGCGGACCCGGACGTACTACTGGAACACCTACGACGACCCCGCGATCCAGCGCGTCGCGATGGCCGACCACGCGCTCGACGGAACCAAGCTCGTCGTCGTCTGAGGGCCCCCCGGCATCGGGGTCAGGCGCAGAGGCCGTTGGCGAGGGCCTGGGCGCGGCGTGCCTCCTCGCCCTCGCGCGGACCAGCCGGCGCCGAGGGCCCGCCCGAGGGGCCGCCGACCGCGGGGGAGCCGTCGGGCGGGTCGGCGGCGCTGATGCTGTCGTCGGCGAACTCGCGGCCCAGCGGCTCGTCGGCGGCGATGCGCTGCCACAGCTTGTCGGCCTCGGGCGCCCACTGCAGCCGGTTGTCGTCGGGCGGGTACTCCTCGAAGGGCACCGTCACGAAGCGGATCTCGCCCAGATCGGTGTGGCGGAACTCCAGCGCCATGTCGGTGAGCTTGCGCAGGCTGTCGAGGCCTTCGTCGACCCGGATCGAGTCGGCGACCGCGGTGAGGAAGTCGTAGACCCGCGTGGGCTGGGCCAGCGTGCCCGCGGACAGCACCCGGTTGAGCAGCGAGGCGATGAACGCCTGCTGGCGCTTCATCCGGCCGATGTCGCCGGTGACCGAGAGCTGGCTGCGCTCGCGCACGTAGTTGAGCGAGTCGCGGCCGTCGAGCTCCTGGGTGCCGGCGTCGAGGAAGATGTTGTGCTTCGGGTCGTTCACGGCCTTGGG from Nocardioides sp. dk884 harbors:
- a CDS encoding amidase yields the protein MADLHDLTALEQGALVRRGEVSPLELTEHYLERADRLDSVGAFVTLTPGRARAAARDLGAGAPDGAGPLYGVPSAIKDLNLTAGVRTTFGSAAFDDYVPEVSDGVTLSMEAGGLVSLGKTSTPEFGSPCYTEPDIAPPSVTPWDRTRGAGGSSGGAAAAVAAGLVPLAQGSDGGGSIRIPASCCGLVGLKPTRGRISGFPMYGDPVGLGTAGSIARTVRDAAALLDVLAGRRSGDPFWSPPPAGSFLAACDREPGRLRVARFIAPVIADVAVDPECVQAWEDASRLLESLGHDVEDVAVPLPPEAVGVFETCWAVLTALSTAPAGREEQLRPLTRWLSERGRAVSGPEFGLAIGAMRRFAAEALTALAAYDVVLTPTLAAPPVRVGALRDDADPQRDFEAQKAFTPWTSAWNVTGMPAVSLPLHWTADGLPVGVMLAARPAEEELLLSLSAQVEAAAPWGHRRAPGW
- a CDS encoding CbiQ family ECF transporter T component is translated as MSDPLLGDYRPGTSVLHRLPAGAKLLALAVGGVVVALRSPAIGLVALAVSLVLVALSGMELRRTLRALRRIVVVVVLLGAFSVWQHGWWRAIESVADLVALVLAATVLTATTAVDELLDTLTRLLRPLRRLGVDPGLVALAFSLTLRAIPTTLEIARETRQAAIARGLQRDPRALLTPLVIRVVAQARSTGQALQARGIGED
- a CDS encoding energy-coupling factor ABC transporter ATP-binding protein, with product MSVRLDRVSVTVPGPDGPLTILEETTLDLTERRIALIGPNGSGKSTLARLVNGLVTATTGTVTVEGLDVAAQGREVRRRVGFVFTDPAAQLVMPTAVEDVALSLRRTHRGRTARQRAALEVLERHGLGDLADRSVHALSGGQRQLLALAGVLATGPSVLVADEPTTLLDLRNSRHVADLLFGLEQQLVLVTHDLELAARCERALVVDGGKIVHDGPGPESVARYRAMA
- a CDS encoding biotin transporter BioY, with product MSTTAARRLTPADLALVAAFAALIAVCALLPALKVGAGLVPITLQTFAVLLAGALLGPWRGFLAVCLYLAVGAAGMPVFSGGAAGLAVLQGPTAGYLVGFPLAAGMCGLLVSRLLPRRASRAGVPLVFLGGLLSSALCIHTLGMAGLVWRADMTWAQAWDVDKVFWIGDVVKNACMALVATAVHRAFPDLLPRRSPVRARRTPAAA
- a CDS encoding TetR/AcrR family transcriptional regulator C-terminal domain-containing protein, producing MPSREDVRMRNHRQDVIDRAFDVLDRYGLADLTMRRLGAELGVRPSALYHHFADKQSLLAAVADELLARGARPVAAGEWDARVTSICAGLREALLAYRDGAELVATVRAFGLGATGPYDALRDSLAQAGLDPALAATAADTLLHFVLGHTLDEQTHLQAGSAGAIADDPRPASDFALGLAIVVDGIGVRVREAARR
- a CDS encoding 2'-5' RNA ligase family protein; this encodes MGEERWPGHAVLQVPVPALEGFVRARTRHHDPAYLSPDADHVHAHVTVLGPLPGDGEGVDPETAALVAEAVAAVAPFDYRLTRIATFPDGIIHLVPEPDDGFRALTARLVEAFPQFPPYAGRFGRLADLQPHLTLDLRTDERGDPAERVTEESTRALLDTFLDRPLPLACRAERVDLAWYEQHRCRTLASWQLGGRAQL
- the mraY gene encoding phospho-N-acetylmuramoyl-pentapeptide-transferase, giving the protein MRAVLLGSALAVLLSLLGTRVAIGWFTRRGFGQPIRADGPTTHHLKRGTPTMGGVVILLAATAAYLTVTLATRGSPSASAWLLMLLFLGCGAVGFLDDFIKVRTQHNQGLSSRAKMAGQTLVAVVFGILATQLFADERGVNPASQYISTTHDVGIKLPLVVALVWIWFIVTASSNGANLTDGADGLLAGASALILGAYAVVNIWQNNQLCGSTRPTVVEASCYEVRDPLDLAVFAAAIAAACVGFLWWNAKPAKIMMGDVGSLAIGGALAGLAIMSRTEILMVLIAGLFVFETACVLLQMGYFKLTRRLTGTGRRIFRIAPIHHHFEHLGWDEVTVVIRFWIIAAIFVASGLGIFYASWLA